In one Sporomusa sphaeroides DSM 2875 genomic region, the following are encoded:
- the hpsG gene encoding (2S)-3-sulfopropanediol dehydratase, whose amino-acid sequence MTDPILSPQEQRIQAEIAGEQVLHTRQKTNAILHTFKNTRPRIDIERAKYFTQSFRRTEGEPLLLRWAKALKHIAENITVYIDDHQLLVGRSGSQGRYGILYPELDGDFLGLAIEQIPNRVESPFNISEDDSRTIIEEIAPYWQGKTFHENLAKTLPAETLKYTYDPKDPLKSRFIVNETASFRSSIQWVHDYEKVLKRGFKAIKNEAEQKLAQLDPLSSVDTMERAPFLQAIIIICDAIVLWANRHARLAEALAEKAENLSRREELLKIAEICRRVPEHPARNFHEAMQAQWFTQMFSRMEQKTGTIISNGRMDQYLFLYYQQDLAAGIITEADALQLFECMWLAMAQFTDLYLSPTGGAFNEGYAHWEAVTIGGQTPDGLDATNELTYLTLRSKREFPLHYPDLAARIHGRVPARYLYEVAETIKEGSGFPKLINDEEVVPLLLAKGASFAEAYDYAVSGCSECRMPNRDTYTSPCAYINFPAAVEMTLYNGKMKLYGNEQIGLETGDPRTFAHWEEFWQAYMAQHINFLKHAFIQQHVIINLRAKHFAWPLGSALHDLCMKTYKDIHSPVIEGGIDLGYFEFMGYGTVVDSLAAIKKLVYEEKKLTILELLEAVEHNFEGYEATRQLLLHAPKYGNNDAYADTIAKELDRQCLEFTRKYSKELGVHLDLRLVPFTSHVPFGKVVSATPNGRKAYTPLSDGSSSSQGADTSGPTAVLLSNYASKNFGYRERAARLLNVKLSPACIAGEEGTDKLAAFIRTWCDLKLWHLQFNVINRETLLAAKKEPDKYRNLIVRIAGYSAYFTDLSPDLQDDLIARTEHTSL is encoded by the coding sequence ATGACTGACCCCATATTATCCCCGCAAGAACAACGTATTCAGGCCGAGATAGCAGGCGAACAGGTATTGCATACCCGTCAAAAAACTAACGCTATATTGCATACATTTAAAAATACCCGGCCACGCATTGACATAGAACGAGCCAAATACTTTACTCAATCTTTTCGTCGAACTGAAGGAGAACCACTGCTGCTCCGCTGGGCAAAAGCATTGAAACACATTGCAGAAAATATCACGGTTTATATTGACGATCATCAACTGCTTGTTGGCCGCTCGGGGTCGCAAGGGCGATACGGCATCTTATATCCCGAACTTGACGGCGATTTTCTCGGCTTAGCTATTGAGCAAATACCTAACCGGGTTGAATCACCTTTCAATATTTCTGAGGATGATTCCCGTACTATTATTGAAGAAATCGCTCCTTATTGGCAGGGAAAGACCTTTCATGAAAATTTGGCCAAAACACTGCCGGCAGAAACCCTGAAATATACTTATGACCCCAAGGATCCGCTAAAGTCGCGTTTCATTGTCAATGAAACCGCATCCTTTCGCTCCTCCATTCAGTGGGTACACGATTATGAAAAGGTTTTAAAACGAGGTTTCAAAGCTATAAAAAACGAGGCTGAACAAAAACTGGCGCAATTAGATCCGCTAAGTTCAGTTGATACAATGGAAAGGGCCCCCTTTCTCCAGGCAATAATTATCATCTGCGACGCTATTGTTCTTTGGGCTAACAGGCACGCCCGGCTTGCTGAAGCTCTCGCAGAAAAAGCAGAGAATCTTTCACGCAGAGAGGAACTGCTAAAGATTGCCGAAATCTGCCGCCGGGTGCCTGAGCATCCCGCCCGTAATTTTCACGAGGCTATGCAAGCGCAGTGGTTTACCCAGATGTTTTCCCGTATGGAACAAAAAACCGGCACCATCATATCCAATGGCCGCATGGATCAATATTTGTTTCTTTATTATCAACAGGACCTTGCAGCCGGCATAATAACAGAAGCTGACGCTTTACAGCTTTTTGAATGCATGTGGCTGGCAATGGCTCAGTTTACCGACTTGTACCTTTCGCCGACAGGCGGAGCCTTTAACGAGGGTTATGCTCATTGGGAAGCCGTCACCATTGGCGGACAAACGCCTGACGGACTGGACGCCACCAATGAATTGACCTATCTTACTTTACGTTCAAAGCGCGAGTTTCCGCTCCATTATCCAGACCTCGCGGCCCGCATTCATGGAAGGGTACCTGCCCGTTACCTTTATGAAGTAGCGGAAACCATTAAAGAAGGTTCCGGCTTTCCGAAGTTAATCAATGACGAAGAAGTTGTCCCCCTGTTACTGGCTAAAGGAGCCTCTTTTGCAGAAGCTTACGATTATGCTGTATCCGGCTGCTCTGAGTGCCGTATGCCCAACCGGGATACGTACACCAGTCCTTGCGCTTATATTAACTTCCCGGCAGCTGTGGAAATGACCCTGTATAACGGCAAAATGAAACTGTATGGCAATGAGCAAATAGGACTGGAAACAGGCGATCCCAGGACTTTCGCGCACTGGGAGGAATTTTGGCAAGCGTATATGGCACAGCATATCAACTTCTTGAAACATGCCTTTATTCAACAGCATGTTATCATTAATTTACGGGCAAAACACTTTGCCTGGCCGTTAGGTTCGGCACTGCATGATTTGTGCATGAAAACCTATAAAGACATCCATTCGCCGGTAATTGAAGGCGGAATTGATTTAGGCTATTTTGAATTCATGGGCTATGGCACAGTGGTAGATTCGCTGGCAGCCATTAAAAAACTGGTTTATGAAGAAAAGAAACTGACCATCCTTGAGCTGCTTGAAGCAGTAGAGCATAATTTTGAGGGTTATGAGGCTACCCGCCAATTATTACTCCACGCCCCCAAGTACGGTAATAATGATGCCTATGCAGATACCATAGCTAAAGAACTTGACCGCCAGTGCCTTGAATTCACGCGAAAGTATTCCAAAGAATTAGGAGTTCACCTGGATCTCCGGTTAGTACCGTTTACCTCGCATGTTCCCTTCGGTAAAGTAGTTAGTGCAACCCCGAACGGCAGAAAAGCCTACACTCCGCTTTCTGACGGTTCTTCCTCCTCCCAGGGTGCTGATACCAGTGGTCCAACTGCCGTTCTTCTCTCTAACTATGCTTCAAAAAACTTTGGCTACCGTGAACGTGCAGCAAGATTGTTAAATGTTAAGCTAAGTCCTGCTTGCATTGCCGGCGAGGAAGGCACCGATAAATTGGCAGCCTTTATTCGAACCTGGTGTGATCTTAAACTTTGGCATTTGCAGTTCAATGTAATTAACCGCGAAACCTTGCTTGCTGCAAAAAAAGAACCGGACAAATACCGTAATCTCATTGTTCGCATTGCAGGCTACAGTGCCTATTTTACCGACTTATCTCCTGATTTGCAGGACGACCTTATCGCCAGAACCGAACATACCTCTTTGTAA
- a CDS encoding O-acetylhomoserine aminocarboxypropyltransferase/cysteine synthase family protein, which produces MKFNTSLLHSAHAPEEKNGATLTPIYQSSAFAHQTAEDLEAVFNGKKPGFVYTRLNNPSIDSFEQRVAALESGIGAIACASGMAAVTLAILNLVKSGDEVVASSGIFGGTTSLFHCLEEFNITTQYAADNRIESFAACISPRTKVIFIETIGNPKLDVPDIAALAELAHQHEILLVVDNTVTTPFLVKPIKLGADVVIHSTSKYINGSGNSIGGIIIDSGKRKWNYDKFPAFKEYEKFGRFAYLAKLRKGIFKDFGACMSPFNAYLTSIGMETLGLRMERACETAYKLAVSLRSCAKVKTVNYPGLEDSPYYQVAKAQFNGKFGAMLTIRVGTKDNAFAVINSLTYAANLANIGDTRTLVIHPASTIYATSQEAEKINAGAYDDLIRISVGLEDFEDLEADFQQALGKLE; this is translated from the coding sequence ATGAAATTCAATACCTCGCTGCTGCATAGTGCTCATGCGCCTGAAGAAAAAAACGGGGCTACCTTAACTCCCATATATCAGTCATCTGCTTTTGCTCATCAGACGGCAGAGGATTTAGAGGCTGTATTTAATGGGAAAAAACCAGGTTTTGTATATACTCGCCTTAATAATCCCAGTATTGATTCCTTTGAACAACGGGTTGCCGCCTTAGAGAGCGGAATTGGCGCTATAGCCTGTGCTTCGGGGATGGCGGCTGTCACCCTGGCTATTTTGAATCTTGTTAAAAGCGGGGACGAGGTTGTGGCCAGCAGTGGTATTTTCGGCGGCACTACTTCCTTATTCCATTGCCTTGAGGAATTTAATATTACCACACAGTATGCAGCTGATAACAGGATAGAAAGCTTTGCCGCCTGCATCTCGCCCAGGACAAAAGTTATTTTCATCGAGACCATTGGCAATCCCAAGCTGGATGTGCCCGATATTGCCGCGCTGGCAGAGCTTGCTCATCAGCATGAGATTCTTCTGGTTGTTGATAATACTGTTACGACACCATTTTTGGTTAAGCCGATTAAGTTAGGTGCAGATGTTGTTATTCATTCCACTTCGAAATATATAAACGGCAGCGGCAATTCAATTGGCGGCATTATTATCGACAGCGGTAAACGCAAATGGAATTATGATAAGTTTCCGGCATTTAAAGAGTACGAAAAATTTGGCCGGTTTGCCTATTTAGCCAAATTGCGCAAAGGAATATTTAAAGATTTCGGGGCCTGTATGTCACCTTTTAATGCGTATTTGACCAGTATTGGCATGGAGACTCTTGGGCTTAGAATGGAACGTGCTTGTGAAACTGCTTATAAACTGGCTGTCAGTTTGCGCTCTTGTGCCAAGGTGAAAACGGTAAATTATCCCGGGCTGGAAGACAGTCCGTATTACCAGGTGGCGAAAGCACAGTTCAACGGTAAATTCGGGGCGATGTTAACGATCCGGGTCGGAACCAAGGACAATGCTTTTGCAGTGATCAACAGCCTGACATATGCGGCAAATCTTGCGAATATCGGAGATACGCGCACACTGGTTATCCATCCGGCGTCTACCATTTATGCTACAAGTCAGGAAGCGGAAAAGATTAACGCCGGCGCCTATGATGATTTGATCCGGATTAGTGTGGGCTTAGAGGACTTTGAAGACTTAGAAGCGGATTTTCAGCAGGCATTGGGCAAGTTGGAATAG
- a CDS encoding sulfurtransferase TusA family protein, which yields MGKADAFVDITDVVCPMTFVKVKVALEELEDGQLLAIKMNEGEPIGNVPRSLKEEGHKVHQVDKNGDATYTVIVEKGGLE from the coding sequence GTGGGCAAAGCAGATGCTTTTGTTGATATTACTGATGTCGTCTGTCCGATGACCTTTGTCAAGGTGAAAGTGGCACTGGAAGAACTTGAGGACGGCCAGCTGCTGGCGATAAAAATGAATGAAGGCGAGCCTATTGGCAATGTTCCGCGCAGCCTTAAGGAAGAAGGGCATAAGGTACATCAGGTGGACAAGAACGGGGACGCAACCTATACGGTGATAGTGGAGAAGGGCGGGTTAGAATGA
- a CDS encoding 4Fe-4S binding protein, with protein sequence MAQVDYKALKKGGFMRQIQKDRFSLRLRIVGGQIKAGQLKKVYEIAEQYGQGYVHMTSRQSIEIPFVKLEDIEVIKKELHEAGLQPGACGPRVRTITACQGSAVCPSGNIDTAALAQEFDKRYYARELPHKFKLGITGCSNNCLKAEENDLGVKGGILPIWQDSKCTFCGLCEAVCPAKAIAVAKEERKLEFKQAACTYCGKCNKSCPVDAWDGKSGFIVSFGGLFGNRIAIGKQTIPIVFEEDKLHVIVETALQFFADNGKPSERFRNTLDRVGWDAFQIKLKEVL encoded by the coding sequence ATGGCACAGGTAGATTATAAAGCATTAAAAAAAGGCGGTTTCATGCGCCAGATTCAAAAAGATAGATTTTCCTTGCGGCTAAGAATCGTCGGCGGGCAGATTAAAGCCGGGCAGTTGAAAAAGGTGTATGAGATTGCTGAACAGTACGGGCAGGGCTATGTTCATATGACCTCGCGCCAAAGCATAGAAATTCCATTTGTCAAACTGGAAGATATTGAAGTGATAAAAAAAGAGTTACATGAAGCCGGGCTGCAGCCGGGAGCCTGCGGACCCAGAGTACGGACCATTACGGCCTGTCAGGGATCAGCTGTTTGTCCAAGCGGCAATATTGACACGGCTGCCCTGGCGCAGGAATTTGACAAGCGGTATTACGCCCGGGAACTGCCCCACAAATTTAAACTGGGCATTACCGGCTGTTCTAATAACTGCCTAAAGGCGGAAGAAAATGATCTGGGAGTAAAAGGCGGTATCTTGCCTATTTGGCAAGACAGCAAATGTACTTTTTGCGGATTGTGCGAAGCAGTCTGTCCGGCTAAAGCCATTGCGGTCGCCAAAGAAGAACGAAAACTTGAGTTTAAGCAAGCTGCCTGTACTTATTGCGGCAAATGCAATAAATCCTGCCCGGTAGACGCCTGGGACGGAAAGAGCGGCTTTATCGTTTCTTTCGGCGGTTTGTTTGGCAACCGGATCGCTATCGGCAAACAGACTATACCCATTGTGTTTGAAGAAGATAAGCTCCACGTGATTGTGGAAACCGCTTTGCAGTTTTTTGCAGATAACGGCAAACCCAGCGAACGTTTTCGCAATACTCTTGACCGGGTTGGCTGGGATGCATTCCAGATAAAACTGAAGGAGGTATTATAG
- a CDS encoding M67 family metallopeptidase, giving the protein MLIILQKQDYKKIVRQALEQLPVEACGLLGGTIDENGNSVVKGIYPLTNMDNSPEHFSMDPKEQFAAVKDMRKQGWSMLGNYHSHPVSPARPSAEDKRLAFDPKVSYFIISLLEREQPVLKSFRIQQGLVAEEEIKIIGEE; this is encoded by the coding sequence GTGTTGATTATTTTACAAAAGCAAGATTACAAAAAAATTGTCCGGCAGGCGCTGGAGCAGCTTCCGGTGGAAGCTTGCGGACTGTTGGGCGGAACGATAGACGAAAACGGCAATAGCGTTGTAAAGGGAATTTATCCGCTGACCAATATGGATAATAGTCCGGAACATTTTTCCATGGATCCGAAAGAACAGTTTGCCGCCGTTAAAGATATGCGCAAACAAGGGTGGAGCATGCTGGGCAATTACCACAGCCATCCGGTGTCGCCTGCCCGCCCTTCGGCAGAAGATAAACGCTTAGCTTTTGATCCTAAGGTCAGTTATTTTATTATTTCTCTGCTGGAACGTGAGCAGCCGGTATTAAAGAGCTTCCGGATACAACAAGGTCTGGTTGCTGAAGAAGAAATAAAAATAATCGGGGAGGAATAA
- a CDS encoding HesA/MoeB/ThiF family protein, giving the protein MDFTNEQLERYSRHIILKQVGVKGQKKLLGGKVLIIGTGGLGAPAAVFLAAAGTGTIGLVDFDAVELSNLQRQIIHQTKDIGKPKVISGKETIEEMNPDVKVVTYQEWVNSGNIIDIIRDQDYDFIIDGTDNFPAKFLINDACVLAKKPFSHAGIIRFEGQTLTYVPGQGPCYRCIFNNPPPPDAVPTCKQAGVLGVMGGIIGTIQATEAIKYILGVGELLTGQLLTYDALHMNFRKIKLPYNEKCQVCGKTPCITGLIDYEQAVCEVKK; this is encoded by the coding sequence ATGGACTTTACTAATGAGCAGCTGGAACGGTATTCGCGCCATATCATCCTAAAACAGGTGGGAGTAAAGGGACAAAAAAAATTACTGGGTGGCAAGGTGCTTATCATCGGCACCGGCGGCCTGGGCGCGCCGGCAGCGGTTTTTTTAGCCGCCGCGGGAACCGGCACTATTGGCTTGGTGGATTTTGATGCGGTTGAGCTGTCTAATTTGCAGCGGCAAATCATCCATCAGACCAAGGATATTGGCAAACCCAAAGTTATCTCCGGCAAGGAGACCATTGAGGAAATGAATCCTGACGTTAAGGTTGTTACTTATCAGGAATGGGTTAATTCCGGCAACATTATCGATATTATCAGGGATCAGGATTATGATTTCATCATTGACGGCACTGATAATTTTCCGGCTAAATTTTTGATTAACGATGCCTGTGTTTTGGCAAAGAAACCATTTTCTCATGCCGGTATTATCCGTTTTGAGGGGCAAACCTTAACCTATGTTCCCGGTCAGGGCCCCTGTTATCGCTGTATTTTCAATAATCCGCCGCCGCCCGATGCTGTGCCTACCTGCAAACAGGCCGGGGTGCTGGGGGTAATGGGCGGCATCATCGGAACGATTCAGGCAACAGAAGCAATTAAATATATTCTCGGGGTAGGCGAACTTCTTACAGGGCAGCTGCTGACATATGATGCATTACATATGAACTTTAGAAAAATTAAACTGCCATATAACGAAAAATGTCAGGTGTGCGGTAAAACCCCCTGTATTACCGGGTTAATTGACTACGAGCAAGCAGTGTGTGAAGTAAAAAAGTAA
- the thiS gene encoding sulfur carrier protein ThiS — MKIKINGEDAVVEEKISIQRLLETQKVEMANYVTVQLNDEIVDRDGFESTLLHEGDVVEFLYFMGGGAHGLY, encoded by the coding sequence ATGAAGATCAAAATAAATGGTGAAGATGCAGTGGTTGAAGAAAAAATCAGTATACAGCGATTGCTGGAAACGCAAAAAGTCGAAATGGCGAACTATGTAACCGTACAGCTTAATGATGAAATTGTTGACCGGGATGGGTTCGAAAGTACCTTGCTGCATGAAGGCGATGTTGTTGAATTTCTGTATTTCATGGGAGGCGGTGCGCATGGACTTTACTAA
- a CDS encoding 2-oxoacid:acceptor oxidoreductase family protein, with the protein MNRTEILVSGFGGQGVVLLGQILSTAAVYEELFTTMLISHGTETRGGYVRSQIVLSGSPIDSPVVETPDYFCAMSKSAYTKFGSLVQHGTIIFDPGYIEPIQGAGVQHSPLPARDIAVKELGREIFANIIFLGRLGQQLQGAISKENFLKALAARIPKLIEQNSRAFELGYTFGI; encoded by the coding sequence ATGAACCGAACAGAAATATTGGTCAGCGGTTTTGGGGGGCAGGGCGTTGTTCTGCTTGGCCAGATTCTCAGTACCGCTGCAGTCTATGAAGAACTGTTCACTACTATGCTGATAAGCCATGGGACCGAAACCAGAGGCGGTTATGTCCGCAGTCAAATTGTGCTGTCAGGTTCACCCATTGACAGTCCTGTAGTAGAAACCCCGGACTATTTTTGTGCAATGTCAAAATCGGCCTATACCAAATTTGGTTCCTTAGTACAGCATGGTACCATTATTTTTGATCCGGGATACATCGAGCCGATTCAGGGAGCAGGTGTTCAGCATAGCCCGCTTCCGGCCAGGGATATTGCCGTAAAAGAATTAGGACGGGAGATTTTCGCCAATATTATTTTTCTTGGCAGGCTGGGACAACAATTGCAGGGGGCGATCAGTAAGGAGAATTTTCTGAAGGCGCTGGCGGCAAGGATTCCTAAACTCATTGAACAAAATAGCCGGGCGTTTGAACTAGGCTATACTTTTGGAATATAG
- a CDS encoding thiamine pyrophosphate-dependent enzyme has product MDYLATKYLKSKKIPSTACSGCGLGQVHKKILLAIDELALTTGDIVWGTGIGCAGRQTFNTWKGDNFAGTHGRVYAIATGLRLALPPEKKIIITAGDGDAFGIGLLHLLHCVRRNVDMTVIVADNFGYQSTGGQYGYTTPKGSVTDSSPYGMQDPNWVQDGRDILEVLRAAGAGFLARHTSVEGQNAVESIKRAIQYKGFSLVHIAYPCITNYAGKALGSRKPVIAYRWLKERTNPDPEQNIEGIAFTTGIYHQAAIERPEFSEQMRKFTAAVRREG; this is encoded by the coding sequence ATGGACTATTTAGCAACAAAATACCTGAAGTCGAAAAAAATACCGAGTACCGCCTGCAGCGGCTGCGGCCTGGGGCAGGTTCATAAAAAAATACTCCTGGCTATTGATGAACTGGCACTTACAACCGGCGACATTGTATGGGGAACAGGCATTGGCTGTGCCGGGCGGCAGACGTTCAACACCTGGAAAGGGGATAATTTTGCCGGTACTCACGGGCGGGTATATGCCATCGCCACCGGGCTGCGGCTGGCGCTGCCGCCTGAGAAAAAGATAATAATCACAGCCGGTGATGGTGATGCCTTTGGCATTGGCTTGTTACACCTGCTGCATTGTGTGCGAAGAAATGTAGATATGACTGTCATTGTAGCCGATAATTTTGGCTATCAGTCGACTGGCGGCCAGTATGGCTACACCACCCCTAAGGGTTCGGTAACAGACAGCAGTCCTTATGGCATGCAGGATCCCAACTGGGTACAGGACGGACGGGATATTCTGGAGGTTTTGCGGGCAGCCGGTGCCGGCTTTTTAGCCAGACATACCAGTGTTGAAGGCCAGAATGCAGTAGAAAGTATCAAGAGGGCTATTCAATATAAGGGTTTTTCTTTGGTACACATAGCTTATCCGTGTATAACCAACTATGCCGGCAAAGCCTTGGGCTCACGCAAGCCGGTTATAGCTTACCGGTGGCTGAAAGAGCGGACCAATCCTGATCCGGAACAAAATATCGAGGGAATTGCCTTTACAACAGGCATCTATCATCAGGCTGCCATAGAGCGTCCGGAGTTTTCGGAGCAAATGAGAAAATTTACAGCGGCTGTGCGCAGGGAGGGGTAA